ggaaatagtttcaacggtaccaaatttttcaattttggactttcaaagagtgagttatgattttccAAAGAATACCCTAAACTTGATAAATTTTGGCCATTTTGAAAAGAATCCGCGCGGGAATAATTTTATagaatccggccgtatatccggccagttcttggtcggatagttggccggattgatagtgagatttgaaaaaaaattgggtttcttcactgcctcgaatccggccagaaattcggccggatatccggctagttcttggccggattatGACGTGGCATCTTCACGTCTGACTTCGATCGTTCGTCTGGAAATTTATTTACATGGTTTCAAACATACTtgtttccatccaatgattttaaagataaaaatcagatttttactTGAGTTTGAAACCTCACctttgaatctcgatttacgaATAATTGAGACtcatttttgtgatattttcttagattgtacacggGTGCAATCTTTCTCGATAAgtaggggttttaagcgatagtgtgtcatagttaattgttatttactcaggcgctcaagggaaccttcaagaggaactcgaagtggaTGCCTAAatacttgtttgagcacttattCACTTGTTtcgaattggtgagtgttccatataggagtacattacttgaatagttttacgacatgtttactccatggtcattatgtgtttaactgttaagtgttaccgataattgctcctatgaacttttccactgttttaaggcgagtgtatactttatctcactcgacctactaaaataatAAATCTTACCGTTAACCGAGATTATTTACCGTCTACTGTTCACTGTTTGCCATTCACTgtttaccaatttacttgattacctgcttacttgactacttgactacttgattatgtgattaccgtaaattacgtgTTCACATGAACTTTTTCACAGTTTCAcggcgagtgtgtacttcatctcactcgacctacaaaattgataaatttttactgtttaccgatttacttgattacttgtgcatgttgtaagctctaagctgaactgggccctgcccttggttactgacctactcgagttAGGATTGGGATcgatcgggtaggttggaaccctggaacACTGTTTCGGTATATATAAGTACCACCACTGGAGGAATAAGGTGATgaccagacaaaccgaggggattctgaagttataaggtgcagttgaccgaaatggttccactggaacaccgtatccttcaatgtgtgtttattttacataatgataactgtttcatgCTAATGTGCCAACGTACGACCCTGAgccatacctgtgatatgctcaaattactcgtacaatgataactgtcttatgttaatgtgccaatgtgcaaccttAAATCATACATTGagtatgctcaaattacttgatttattagaattaCTAGAGTGTTTTGGAATCTCGCTGGGCTGTATAGgtcattccacgtttttgttttccttaacaggattcaAGACCAaaagtgctcgtgaatagtgtcgcgccccattttttgatatgATGAGTGTGGTGTggtggaatgtgaacgtgtgtaaaatgaaaataatggccatgggacttgataatgcgacggtttggccatataaagttcaaaaagggtttttttttttgtatcaaaaatagagtcgccacttggtatagagttagggtgtaccaagtcacctaaaatgaatttttaaagaaaaaataggaaaaagtagtaagaaaccccttttaaacgactcctagtccacgtaaaccaaagaaaaaggttcgggagtcacatttgacaaaggggaaggcaaggataaaatccaaggcaccccttcgacctagccaaggctagttgcgcgatttaatcaaagattttcttgttttaaccaaagaatttattacatttggatgtgctacatgaatgcaaaccctagacctaggggtattgggggaaatttctcttcaacggttgagtggtgccaatcacattaattgtgaagcccactaacaatcctttgaagaagtcacgaataatgcgagtgggatgcaaatgaatggaatgcatgtatgcaatgtgaggacatgagtttgaaaaagtaataaaagacaataaatatgtaaatgaaaatgtgcacgtgagtgggtaaggtacggtatgtgaaatgataacatgaagtgcatgtgtgcaagtgatgataaaagtgttcgtgtgcaagtgaagaaacataaaggtgcacgtgtgcaaaatgggaggaaaagtgttcatgtgcaagtgaagggataaaaaggtgtacgtgtgcaaatgggaggaaaagtgaaagtgtaatgatagagtggacttagaatgcatgagcctagggaattcatgcatattgggacggggagacctaaatcgtgactcaatttgcccttttatagagggaatacaagcgtgctaaggcttagaaaaagccacactcgtctatatcccatatttaaggggactctcaagcaaatgaaccctataactagcatgaaatgcaaaaatcctaaaatgagggaaaaggggttcgaggagcatgctaaacgataaaactaaaaagaatgcatgacatgtaatgaacatgcaaatatgtactaacgaggggaagtccctaagggtctagcgttggactagcccattctatgaattccgactagcgttggactagcggaaacgtacattcatccatcacattcattcagggatatggaaagcgagtagacatgtcaatcacatagcacataacacttaacatgcatatctagatgccaaaacctaagaaagcgattaaacatatagcacatagacatgcaagacacataaggtaattaaggccctaactattacatttgctagctaggcacatgtcttcaacagatcttcatcgaatgctcctccaagccctatctattacaaaccaagaggtgtacacataccccataaagaataacttaaataaaaagcaaaagtaaatgaagtaaatgaaagaaattaaagaaaggctagGAAAGCAACGTAagcatgcaattcacacttagcacgttggatcacataggagaaatcaaaatcaaggagatagaggttacctcccttgcaattgggtctcaatgaagtgaaattattcaattaccctccaaaataataaaaaggtcaatgcaccactttatttaagaaaaaataaaagaaatgtgcaaaacaaagctcacttagtcataaagtccctaaagtcataacttaagcgcaatttaaacaaagcatggtagttaattgaagcaaacaagcaatgaagttgcacaaattaaaattaacaaggaccaaattgatgaaattctctaattgattgggtcatagtgaaataagggggaacttggggggtcaaagtgcaatttttagaatatatttcatgcatgctacgTAAATCTCTTTGTTTTGCTGGTTCCTTTCATCTGCAACATGCTAAACTTCTCAAATACAATCCTAATATGCAACTAACATCTCACCAATCAATCAAAGCCATCGGCATTAAACTAAAAACTAACACAGAATTCAACAAGCCAATAAATTATGATGAGATAATGTGAATTCCAGCAATCTTTCATGCAAACTCAAGAAGATTTCTGCAAACGGAAAGTGCAAGCTTGCTACATTTTTGCTTCTACAATTTTTACTGCAATGTTCATTCCAGAATTTTTCCTCTCTGCAGCGTTAAGCTCTCAAATGCAAGTTtcttcaaacaaaaaaaacagcaaCGACCCTCGCTCAATCACCATGATACTATGTGTGAAAGGAAGATTCAGACCAAGGAAAAACAATGAAATTTCTGGTTCATTCCAAGTTATCTTAAATCAAGATTTGCTGCTGCAATTTCGTAAGCAATAGTACCATTTTCTCAGCTCAAACATCAGGAATCTAAGCAATGAAATGCACCATTTTGACCTCCAAATAAATAGCAAAGTGAAGCCACAGAAACACAATCCTTTAAACAAAACAGTTCTGAGGAGtctttcatgcaaaaacatgcagCCATGTAAAGACTTAgacttctgcaacaaaagaacGAAACatgcttccttttgttttccaagttTGCTGCAATTTCCAGCAGCTACTCTATCCATTTCCTCATACAAACACATTCATcaaaaccagaaattattgacccaaatcAAAAGATGAGGTTTTGTCTGCAAGATTAAGATAACCAATCTGGTTTGATTGgtaacaaaagaaagaaaggaaactgcAGCAAAAATCTTCTTTCGACAACCAAAGACTAAGCAAAAATGCTGGTCTCTACTACTAAACTCCCAAACACTCTCACAACATCTCAGCTGAGCAACGGACAAATCAAGCATTTCAAACAACATGAAAACTTCAGCAAACGAAAGTGATgcctgctgcatttttgtttccTAATTCAAGCTTCCAATTCGAACACCCAACTTTTATTAGATATTTTCAACTCCAACATCACAGCTTTAAACTAAGCAAATTAACTACAAAACCaccccaatccaaacaaacaaaatccAGACGGAAGCcatgcaaaattctggaaaatatGTGTGCAAGAGTGATTCAGCAATCTGAAATGGTCCTAAACTTCTACCTCAAAACTTAGTTTAAAACCGAACCACAACCCAAAGCTGGAAACTTTCGGCAATTTTCCTCCGACCAAAACACAAACATATAAGATACCAACTCATTtcccaaattccagatttattGGTATTCAAACAAAAGCCATCATTCATATTGGAGCAAAACAGAATCAGTACACGGCAAAGAAATACGAGCAAACAACTAAAGAAGAGAGCTTTCAACTTTAAAAGGAAAATACGATACCTTAATCAAAGAATGGAGAAAGGGCTCGGATGATTCGGACAACCCTTCAAAGAAGCATCAATGAAGAAGCGATGGTGATAACGCAATTACCTCCTTCTGACCCTTTTCCTTTGCTCCGACGAACCAGAaatcttttcttccttccttgctccTTGTGGTGGTTGAAACTTCTCAGCCTTTGTTACCCAAAACCTCCCCTTTTTCTGTTAAACCCCAGCTCCTTCTATCTCTCAcgctcttcctctctcttgctcactccagattttccagccGCCCCTTTTTCTAGCCGTAAAACCCTCAAAAATCTTCTCTCGGTTGTTTTCAGTTTTCCCTTTCAGCCCTCACTTTCTTTGGTCTCTGCCTCTTCCCGTTTTCTCCCTCTACCGTCGCCCCCTTTGGTTCagatttttctccctttttctccTTAGACTCCCTTTCTCTTAGCCCGTTAATGCTCTCCCCAAAACCTCCTTCAAAAGCTGCGTTTTTCTATCTATTCCCCCCCCACCTTTCGGCTACTACTTTCTTCTGCTTTTATATCCAACTAAACACCCCCAAAACCCTATGTTCAATGGTTGGAAATCATCCCCCTTAAACCCTCTTTTCCCTGGCCATCCGATGGCTCCTATGTGTGCcttttgcacgctgcaaaaaattgcagcgtgcatgccgtgcatttttttttttttttttttaactttcaacttaattaatacagaaatgataaaatataaataataataataataacaaattgacaaaaaccaggtaataataataataataataatgaaataatttaaaaactaaacaactaaaaacaacaaaaatggccatttttccatcttttttgtttcatttttcatcatttttcattttttctttcaagaaagcattgaatttaaattacaaacgactaaatcatattttttttgaatgcttttcttttcttcttttttttcctttttcaacaaattctatgataaaacttaaaaataaaaataaaactggaaactaaaaactaaaaatgaacacgacaaataaaaaactaaaaatgaaattacaccaaaaatttggtgtctacagtttgcccctctttgtctgagttttggaaaaacttgagacaaagaagtagacaccaaaacttacctgtgttattcagctgcgaattactcaaacgatggggactgacccctgacgggaaattttaaaatcgggactgacccgagatagaaatttaaatgggactgacccgaacaggaatttagacgggactgacccgaacagaaatttaaaacgggactgacccgaacagaatttaaacgggactgtgctcactagtgggattgacccacggctagtggctatgaaaatgaaatgcttactggcgggacaaacccaactccagtagcaatgaaaatgaaatgtcttgaccatcggacagtgggatcaaacccgagcctgccgtgatgaacttgatttgatttttgactttgatttttgatttttgatttttttgatttttttgatttttttgatttttttgatttttttgatttttttttttatttttatttttcctgaCTGAGAGAGACTTTtcgaaataatttgccccagtgtgaagAATTGGGTCAGTGGGACTAAACCCAAGCCTGCCCAAtgggaagttggcggcacgaaatccaggcccaacgtgatttttggaatgttggcggcacaaagctcaggcccaacttgatctttggaatgttggcggcacaaagtccaggcccaacgggatgtttgggaagttggcggcaccaagtccaggcccaacttgattttGGAGATGTTGGCGGCattaaatccaggcccaacttgatctttgaaatattggcggcaccaagtccaggcccaacttgatgttgtgatgttggcggcacgaaactcaggcccaacgggatgtttgaggtgttggcggcacaaagtccaggcccaacgtgacatttgcgaggttggcggcacgaaatccaggcccaacgtaatcttgtgaggttggcggcacgaaatctaggcccaacttgatctttggaaaTGTTGgcgcacaaagtccaggcccaaacTTGATCTTtggatgttggcggcacaaagtccaggcccaacgggatgtttgggaagttggcggcaccaagtccaggcccaacttgattttGGAGATGTTGGCGGCattaaatccaggcccaacttgatctttgaaatattggcggcaccaagtccaggcccaacttgatgttgtgatgttggcggcacgaaactcaggcccaacgggatgtttgaggtgttggcggcacaaagtccaggcccaacgtgacatttgcgaggttggcggcacgaaatccaggcccaacgtaatcttgtgaggttggcggcacgaaatccaggcccaacgtgataaagtgatgttggtggcaccaagtccaggcccaacgtgatttttggaatgttggcggcacaaagtccaggcccaacgtgatctttgagAAGTAAACCCAATCCTGCCAttcaattggtcaagaaattgagtGTGATTGTCACGAAAGTGAGGGATAGGAGGGTGCGTGGCAGACgctgaaattttgccaaaaaagaCAACAAGAATTTAAAAGGTTGAGATTTGAAattgatttcttcaagaaataagaagttaaacctaattttgattgatttattgattgaatttttttttttttttttttttttttttgaaaacttttcaAGAAATAATTTTTGCCCCAGTCTCCACCGATTATTGTGCAAACGATCACTTGATTTGCATTAtggcatggttgctcctccttaaaACTTTGATTCACTTCTTCTTTGGTCCGAACCCCTCAGTCATATAAAAATTCTTGGGCGACATTTCTCAATTCAAAAAGTTGCCCCAGTTTCGTCCTTTGAGACGCGTATGAATCTACAAGAGAAAGAACAAATAATGCCACCACCATTCGATCAATTCCTCtttcaagaaatgtgtaaacatgagtactttGATGTTTTCCCCCTTGATACTTCGAAAACTCAACTTTGCTCTGTGATCTGATTAAAttccattgacttccaatgtTAATAAGGCCCTTGGTATCCAGGGATTTTCGATAAATCAGGGGGATTGCCAGCCGATGAGACTAAAGAGATAAATAAGATCATGAAACTGATGAAAGAATAGTCTATTTACACAACAAAAAGACAAATTTTTGTAACATGAAAACAATCATTTattgaaagaaaattaattttaaagaAATGAATATATAATTTGACAATTTACGCTTGAAAAACCAAAGTATTCCGACTTCAAACAAAATGGCACGCTTGACCTTTTAGATATCATCTGCCCTGAGTTCAATGTCGGcaacagaaaaatcataatgCGAGGAAGAATCCCAAATGAATCAAATCCCCAGCTTTCTAATTTCAACCTCACTTTTCTCATGAAACTCTACCTTAGCGCCCTTCTAGGTTTTCACTAAGGCTATTCccacttcttcttttttcttttttctttcttttcctttttctttttttttcttttcatttttcattctttttttgtttttttttctttttccttcttttcttttcttcttctcttttccttttcttttcaaaggtcCCCTTTTCGGATTTTCACCTGATGAACAAATCTTGTCAATAGCCTTTATCAACtcaaaaaatgtattttaagaaataatggCATCAGTGTGACAACCCCTTCCCTTACAACATGAGTGAAGGcgtattgacatcatttgccatGTGACTTAGAAAATTTCCTTAAAAGAGGTAATGCCAAGAACGGAAGCCAGGActttttggcttttgtaatggggtctggtgagGTGCTAGGAAAGGTTAAAGCTTGAAGGCAGACTTCAAAAAGTAGTTCAAATGATCTGAGATCATATTTTCATGttaaccctattttagggttaaaccaAAACTTGTCCCAGTCTATTTTCAACTGAGATTCTTTGTTCTTTCATTTTCTCCCTTTTTCATCCATCTtttgaaaatttgccccagtttatgctcaatggatgcttttctctttcattttctttcttcttttgatttttcgaccttctgccattcttttgaatttttcacaaaatttgccccagttcatactcaactgaggttctttttcttcttttgattttgttgctgtATCGCTTTTCGCTTTTTgggacttttctttctttttcaattcagCTTTGCCCCgatgtggggtttgcgattctcaggggttgccaaatgaagtattttattctgaaggctcaaaagggataactagggatataATGTCTTAAtgggaaaagaagagggcctgactttcattccattcttCGCATTAACTCTAAAAGAAAACTTTCGTTTATCAGATGAAAATTTCTTACACATCTCCGAATTGATTGGCTGAGGGAACAAGTGCTCCACCAGGCGATACCTTTTTGATGATAAGAGCACCTCAACAATTTGCGGCGAACTCTCCTTTTGGCTTCATTTTGTACTGATAAAAATCACCTTAATGCTTTGCCTTCTCGTCTGAATGGTCATGATTTGACCCTTTAGTGGTAATCACAGACCAATCCTCTTGATCATATTGACCACGATCGACTGTGTTCAATTGCTTTCTTATTCCTAATCTTGATCCCGATTCGGCTTGGACTTCTTTTATTCCATTTGGCTTCTTTGAAACATTTTCGGATGCCTCTTCCCCACTCATCTCATTTTTGAAATTCACATTCACATTTATGAGATTACCGTCATCTAATTTCTGAACAGTGATATCCAAAAGGGTCAGACGGTTTTATTCTGGGCCATCTGAAAAGAATGTGTAAGTCACAATATATAAGactgtacattttattgaaaaacCAGACTTAATATCATGGAACGTGTCTTTAGCAGTCACTTGAttgaaaactatttacaaaaaacatatttaaacaAAAGACACATGTATGAACgattttcatttgttttaacaaaaacaactccccaaatttatcaaaacttCCCTTCAAAAGGAACCTCACTAATTCAGCCATTTCCAGGATTTTCAGATTTCTTCATTGGGGTTGGATGCCTCAAAGACGTCCTTGTGTTCGGGAAAGGGATTTGTATTTATGCTCGGTCCTTGTTCACcctttttccttagcactatttctccgaCTTCGATCATATCCTGGATTTTATGTTTCAATGCCCGACAATCGTTGGTGGAATGCCCGGGAGCCCCAGAATGATAAGCGCAGACTGTTTGAGGGTCATAGTCAGATGGAAAGCGCTTAGAATAGATCTTAGGAGGTATAACGCCAATTTTCCTGGCAGCTTTCAATTGCTCATATAATTGGTCAATAGACCGACCTAGATTGGTGAAGGTTCGGTATGGCGTTGAATTTTGGGTGTCACTGGTTTGTTGGTAGTAGTAATTTGGGCTAGGGGGTGGAATAGGTCTTGGGCTAAAATGAGGGCGAGGTCTAGTTTGGGAATTTGGTTGTGGATTTTGAAAGGGTGGTGTGAGTAAATTTGGTCGAAGTCGAGAATGGTTAATGGTAGTATGGTGGATAGGATGGGAGTTTGGGTAGTATGGATAGGGTGATGAATAAACAAGGCGGTTTGAAAATCTAGGTCTGGCCGAGGGCCCCTGATCCCCAACAAAAGCAGtttcctcttcttttcctttaaaTTGTGATTTCTTCCCACTGTTATTCTGGCCTTGCAGAGCCTCTAGTTGCATCTTCAATGTTGACACATTAACAATTTTTCCGGCCTTCACAAACTCATCAAATTCTTCCAATTTATTGACAATTTCAGCAAAGGAACACCCAGTCATtcgaaaaatttcctcaaaataGGGCGGGTCATGAGTTTTGATGAACGTACGAACAATCTCATTTTCAGTCATGGGAGGCTCCACTTTGGCAGCTAATTTTCTCCATCTCTTTGCATATGTCTTGTGGTCCTCGGATGGTTTCCTCTTGGTTCCCTCCAATGTGGTCCTCgttggagccagctcgcaattgtattcgtattgccttacaaaagcggtTGATAAATCCAGCCACGTCCTCATATCCTCGGGTTTCAAATTGGAATACCAGTCCAGTGCATCACCTTCTAAGCTTTCAGGAAACAAACGAACTGGTAGATTCTCGTCATCTAttggcttgcccaacttgttggcaaacattCGGAGGTGCGTCTTGGGGTTGCCCGCTCCATCATACTTGCTAAACTTGGGCGTTTTGAAACCCATGGGCAATTGCATATCCGGAAATAGGCACAGCTCGTTGTAGTCTAACCCTCCTTGTTTGTTCAAGCCTTGGCTTTTCCTTATGAACTCCTCAAACCGATCCAATTGCTTTAGCAAATTCTTATCCACTGGTGCGGATGATTCCCCGGTTTCAACTTTCCCTTGAACAGCGGTATCTAGGGTGAATGGCTCAGCGGTAGAGTAATAATAAGGTCCCTGTGACTCGAATGGCATGCTCATAGTAATTGGTGGATAATTTTGGGGAATTTGGACATGAGGAGGGTTAGTTTGGATGTAAGGTGCATGAGCAGGTTGTGGGCCATGAGTGGGATAAGTAAAGACTTCCTCAGGTGGGTTTATGACTTGTGAAGTAACAGAGGTTTGAATATAAGGTAAAAATATGGGTTGAGGTTCAGATTGGCCAGG
Above is a genomic segment from Coffea eugenioides isolate CCC68of chromosome 5, Ceug_1.0, whole genome shotgun sequence containing:
- the LOC113771226 gene encoding uncharacterized protein LOC113771226, whose translation is MSTHPESSDRPATTSPIDLTNLGAQLREVLNRFNELSVGMMAQRRVIDQLVASGASGEQHEPLPPGQSEPQPIFLPYIQTSVTSQVINPPEEVFTYPTHGPQPAHAPYIQTNPPHVQIPQNYPPITMSMPFESQGPYYYSTAEPFTLDTAVQGKVETGESSAPVDKNLLKQLDRFEEFIRKSQGLNKQGGLDYNELCLFPDMQLPMGFKTPKFSKYDGAGNPKTHLRMFANKLGKPIDDENLPVRLFPESLEGDALDWYSNLKPEDMRTWLDLSTAFVRQYEYNCELAPTRTTLEGTKRKPSEDHKTYAKRWRKLAAKVEPPMTENEIVRTFIKTHDPPYFEEIFRMTGCSFAEIVNKLEEFDEFVKAGKIVNVSTLKMQLEALQGQNNSGKKSQFKGKEEETAFVGDQGPSARPRFSNRLVYSSPYPYYPNSHPIHHTTINHSRLRPNLLTPPFQNPQPNSQTRPRPHFSPRPIPPPSPNYYYQQTSDTQNSTPYRTFTNLGRSIDQLYEQLKAARKIGVIPPKIYSKRFPSDYDPQTVCAYHSGAPGHSTNDCRALKHKIQDMIEVGEIVLRKKGEQGPSINTNPFPEHKDVFEASNPNEEI